A window of Castanea sativa cultivar Marrone di Chiusa Pesio chromosome 1, ASM4071231v1 contains these coding sequences:
- the LOC142622385 gene encoding trihelix transcription factor ENAP2 isoform X1, translating into MDDIEDDARYPSKPYSLNPYNPPRRHRNPIRNAPFSHPISNRYEIEEDDDDDENEVELQEDLEDEDDENPDGYYRNLEGDGEFVDRHSKKRKLRNSIPEFEFDFASVPRGSRSSKPLYSGADWNEHSVFVLLEVWGDRFLQLGRKSLRSEDWKDVAEKVSEASKMEKDELQCRTMLDKLKRKYKKERAKVEDFGLSSSKWVYFKKMDMLMASSPRQECGLACGIDSGEYVFMNTRVYLERSNGFDEMRDSPGESENEEEEEEGNGFDERGGVRGIGGDGLSYKVLADSIQKFGEIYEKIESSKRQQMMELEKMRLEFQRELELQKKQILERAQVEIAKMQEEVEDDEDSDASEENLIEISELMVVSGPVARVLEKEASAHC; encoded by the exons atggacGACATTGAAGACGACGCGAGGTACCCTTCAAAGCCCTATTCTTTAAACCCATACAACCCGCCTCGTCGCCATAGAAACCCAATTCGCAATGCTCCTTTCTCTCACCCAATCTCCAATCGCTACGAAATCGAAGaagacgacgacgacgacgaaaACGAAGTCGAGTTGCAAGAAGATTTGGAGGACGAAGATGACGAAAACCCAGATGGGTATTATCGGAATTTGGAAGGAGATGGTGAATTTGTCGATAGGCACTCAAAGAAGAGGAAGCTAAGGAATTCGATTCCGGAGTTCGAGTTCGACTTCGCTTCGGTGCCGAGGGGTAGCAGGAGCTCGAAGCCTTTGTATTCGGGTGCTGACTGGAATGAGCACTCGGTGTTTGTGCTGTTGGAGGTGTGGGGGGACAGGTTTCTCCAATTGGGGAGGAAGAGCTTGAGGTCTGAGGACTGGAAGGATGTTGCGGAGAAGGTATCGGAGGCATCGAAGATGGAGAAGGATGAGTTGCAGTGTAGGACTATGTTGGATAAGCTGAAGAGGAAGTACAAGAAAGAGAGGGCTAAAGTTGAGGACTTTGGATTGAGTTCTAGCAAATGGGTCTACTTTAAGAAGATGGATATGTTAATGGCTTCGTCGCCGAGGCAAGAATGTGGGTTGGCGTGTGGGATTGATTCCGGGGAGTATGTGTTTATGAATACCCGGGTTTATTTGGAGAGGTCTAATGGGTTTGATGAGATGAGGGATAGTCCTGGGGAGTCGGAGAatgaggaggaggaagaggagggGAATGGGTTTGATGAGAGGGGGGGAGTGAGAGGAATTGGTGGAGATGGGTTGTCATATAAGGTGTTGGCGGATTCGATACAGAAGTTCGGGGAGATATATGAGAAGATTGAGAGTAGTAAGAGGCAGCAGATGATGGAGTTGGAGAAGATGAGGTTGGAGTTCCAGAGGGAGTTGGAGTTGCAGAAGAAGCAGATTCTGGAGAGGGCGCAGGTGGAGATTGCGAAAATGCAGGAAGAGGTGGAGGATGATGAGGATTCCGATGCTTCTGAAGAGAATCTCA TTGAAATTTCTGAGCTGATGGTGGTATCGGGACCTGTTGCAAGGGTTTTGGAAAAAGAAGCATCTGCTCATTGCTGA
- the LOC142622385 gene encoding trihelix transcription factor ENAP2 isoform X2, translating to MDDIEDDARYPSKPYSLNPYNPPRRHRNPIRNAPFSHPISNRYEIEEDDDDDENEVELQEDLEDEDDENPDGYYRNLEGDGEFVDRHSKKRKLRNSIPEFEFDFASVPRGSRSSKPLYSGADWNEHSVFVLLEVWGDRFLQLGRKSLRSEDWKDVAEKVSEASKMEKDELQCRTMLDKLKRKYKKERAKVEDFGLSSSKWVYFKKMDMLMASSPRQECGLACGIDSGEYVFMNTRVYLERSNGFDEMRDSPGESENEEEEEEGNGFDERGGVRGIGGDGLSYKVLADSIQKFGEIYEKIESSKRQQMMELEKMRLEFQRELELQKKQILERAQVEIAKMQEEVEDDEDSDASEENLSE from the coding sequence atggacGACATTGAAGACGACGCGAGGTACCCTTCAAAGCCCTATTCTTTAAACCCATACAACCCGCCTCGTCGCCATAGAAACCCAATTCGCAATGCTCCTTTCTCTCACCCAATCTCCAATCGCTACGAAATCGAAGaagacgacgacgacgacgaaaACGAAGTCGAGTTGCAAGAAGATTTGGAGGACGAAGATGACGAAAACCCAGATGGGTATTATCGGAATTTGGAAGGAGATGGTGAATTTGTCGATAGGCACTCAAAGAAGAGGAAGCTAAGGAATTCGATTCCGGAGTTCGAGTTCGACTTCGCTTCGGTGCCGAGGGGTAGCAGGAGCTCGAAGCCTTTGTATTCGGGTGCTGACTGGAATGAGCACTCGGTGTTTGTGCTGTTGGAGGTGTGGGGGGACAGGTTTCTCCAATTGGGGAGGAAGAGCTTGAGGTCTGAGGACTGGAAGGATGTTGCGGAGAAGGTATCGGAGGCATCGAAGATGGAGAAGGATGAGTTGCAGTGTAGGACTATGTTGGATAAGCTGAAGAGGAAGTACAAGAAAGAGAGGGCTAAAGTTGAGGACTTTGGATTGAGTTCTAGCAAATGGGTCTACTTTAAGAAGATGGATATGTTAATGGCTTCGTCGCCGAGGCAAGAATGTGGGTTGGCGTGTGGGATTGATTCCGGGGAGTATGTGTTTATGAATACCCGGGTTTATTTGGAGAGGTCTAATGGGTTTGATGAGATGAGGGATAGTCCTGGGGAGTCGGAGAatgaggaggaggaagaggagggGAATGGGTTTGATGAGAGGGGGGGAGTGAGAGGAATTGGTGGAGATGGGTTGTCATATAAGGTGTTGGCGGATTCGATACAGAAGTTCGGGGAGATATATGAGAAGATTGAGAGTAGTAAGAGGCAGCAGATGATGGAGTTGGAGAAGATGAGGTTGGAGTTCCAGAGGGAGTTGGAGTTGCAGAAGAAGCAGATTCTGGAGAGGGCGCAGGTGGAGATTGCGAAAATGCAGGAAGAGGTGGAGGATGATGAGGATTCCGATGCTTCTGAAGAGAATCTCAGTGAGTGA
- the LOC142634318 gene encoding uncharacterized protein LOC142634318, producing the protein MPASTIKFTHHLLGLPLSKLLSKNIVHILICFPSFITFSLLGRAATAQAVSDSYNRINLDRRRLLMRSGLAWIRLLHTSFCEFLVVFGLLGVLVAMLATIPKILFAWGICSKMLGLWGVLGILGVPFCVAFAHVTVVGNLARVLSVLEGESYGFESLLKAKSLMEGKRQTALVMALSSNMGLTLVERLFEFRMCSGISLWEAPLLVSMYSLVLVFDTVMNVVFYYACKP; encoded by the coding sequence ATGCCCGCCTCAACAATTAAATTCACACATCATTTACTTGGACTACCTCTGTCTAAATTACTCTCCAAAAACATTGTTCACATCCTCATATGTTTTCCTTCATTTATCACCTTCTCTCTGCTTGGAAGAGCTGCCACTGCTCAAGCAGTGTCAGATAGTTACAACAGAATAAACCTTGACAGAAGAAGGTTACTTATGAGAAGTGGCTTGGCTTGGATTAGGCTTCTCCATACAAGTTTTTGTGAATTCCTTGTTGTATTTGGCCTTCTGGGTGTTTTGGTGGCTATGTTGGCAACAATACCAAAGATATTATTTGCATGGGGTATTTGTTCCAAAATGTTAGGACTCTGGGGTGTCCTAGGGATTCTAGGTGTGCCCTTTTGTGTGGCATTTGCACATGTTACGGTTGTAGGGAACCTAGCGAGGGTTTTATCAGTATTGGAGGGTGAGAGTTATGGGTTTGAGTCATTATTGAAGGCCAAGAGTCTCATGGAAGGAAAGCGACAAACAGCTTTGGTTATGGCTTTGTCTAGCAATATGGGTCTTACACTAGTTGAGCGTTTGTTTGAGTTTAGGATGTGCAGCGGAATCAGCTTATGGGAAGCTCCTCTGTTGGTTTCCATGTATTCCTTGGTGCTAGTTTTTGACACTGTCATGAATGTTGTGTTCTATTATGCATGTAAACCTTGA